In Mycobacterium stomatepiae, the following are encoded in one genomic region:
- a CDS encoding serine/threonine-protein kinase PknD, translated as MQGEEFGRYRLVELLGRGDLGQVWRAYDTATANRAAAIKVLPPELAADPAIAEQFRREAAAAARLNNPHIIPIHDFGEIGERLYLDMELIEGSNLKQVLADGPLEPARAVYIVEQVAEALHAVHEVGLVHGDVKPSNILLDRDDFAYLVDVGIARLAPWYESRLTNSDNEIASRQYMAPERSGAREADPGADIYSLACVLYECLTAQPPFAGDSWLFAAHLSNPPPRPSVIQPGVPAHLDKVVATGMAKDPANRYATAVELAGAARDAITPPANRPRRDPPPPQAEQPVAQPEPRRAVQTYSAPAPAPAPVTSYLAVEAPSDEWSDPEPYKQPSAGEDDTAARTPWWRRPAILIPIALLTVTAVVVAFVVIVGMLESDRGKQSAEHHDPLFGPQITLPFNGLGHPADVEVDSAGNVYVAEDINNRVLKLAVGSSVAVELPFAGLNSPEGVAGDSAGNLYVADTNNNRVLKLAAGSTTPVVLPFTGLHRPQGVATDDAGALYLADTDANRVLQLAPGSTTPIELPFTGLNGPEGVGLDNARNVYIADSGNSRVVKLAADTGRQTVVPFSGLFTPGDPSGVAVDSGGDIFVTDYTNNRVLKMEAGTERQRVLPFVGLNHPSGIAVDKAINIYVTDYTGDRVVKLPAK; from the coding sequence GTGCAGGGAGAGGAGTTCGGCCGCTATCGGCTCGTCGAGTTGTTGGGCCGAGGCGATCTGGGGCAGGTGTGGCGCGCGTACGACACCGCGACCGCCAACCGCGCCGCCGCAATCAAGGTGCTCCCGCCCGAACTGGCCGCCGACCCCGCGATCGCGGAGCAGTTTCGCCGGGAAGCGGCCGCGGCGGCACGCCTGAACAACCCGCACATCATTCCCATCCACGATTTCGGCGAAATCGGCGAGCGCCTCTATCTCGACATGGAGCTGATCGAAGGCAGCAACCTCAAACAGGTGTTGGCAGACGGGCCGCTCGAGCCGGCCCGCGCGGTCTACATCGTCGAGCAGGTGGCCGAGGCCCTGCACGCCGTGCACGAGGTCGGCCTGGTGCACGGCGACGTCAAACCGTCCAACATCCTGCTTGATCGCGACGACTTCGCCTATCTGGTCGACGTCGGGATCGCCCGGTTGGCACCCTGGTACGAATCGCGATTGACGAACTCCGACAACGAGATTGCCAGCCGGCAATACATGGCGCCCGAGCGGTCCGGGGCTCGCGAGGCCGACCCCGGCGCCGACATCTACTCGCTGGCCTGTGTCCTCTACGAATGTCTGACCGCACAGCCGCCGTTCGCCGGGGACAGCTGGCTGTTCGCCGCGCACCTGAGCAACCCGCCGCCCCGGCCGTCGGTGATCCAGCCCGGCGTGCCCGCCCACCTCGACAAGGTCGTCGCCACCGGCATGGCCAAAGACCCCGCCAACCGGTATGCCACCGCCGTCGAGTTGGCCGGCGCCGCCCGCGACGCCATCACCCCGCCCGCCAACCGGCCGCGTCGGGACCCGCCCCCGCCGCAAGCCGAACAGCCGGTGGCGCAACCGGAGCCTCGCCGGGCCGTACAAACGTATTCCGCGCCCGCGCCCGCGCCAGCGCCGGTCACCTCCTATCTCGCGGTCGAAGCGCCGTCGGACGAGTGGTCAGATCCGGAACCGTACAAACAGCCGTCGGCCGGCGAGGACGACACCGCGGCGCGGACCCCGTGGTGGCGGCGGCCCGCCATCCTGATTCCCATTGCGCTGTTGACGGTGACCGCGGTTGTGGTCGCCTTCGTCGTCATCGTCGGGATGCTGGAGAGCGATCGCGGTAAGCAGTCCGCCGAACATCACGACCCCTTATTCGGTCCGCAAATCACGTTGCCGTTCAACGGGCTTGGTCATCCGGCGGATGTGGAGGTCGACTCCGCCGGCAACGTCTACGTCGCCGAGGACATCAACAATCGAGTGCTGAAGCTGGCGGTGGGCTCGAGCGTCGCGGTCGAGTTGCCGTTCGCCGGCCTCAACTCGCCGGAGGGCGTGGCGGGGGATAGCGCCGGAAACCTGTATGTGGCCGACACCAACAACAATCGGGTGCTCAAGCTGGCAGCCGGTTCGACCACCCCGGTCGTGCTGCCATTCACCGGCCTGCACCGGCCCCAGGGGGTGGCGACCGACGATGCGGGTGCCCTCTATCTCGCCGACACCGACGCCAATCGGGTGCTACAGCTGGCTCCCGGCTCCACCACCCCGATCGAACTGCCGTTCACCGGCCTCAACGGGCCCGAAGGGGTGGGGCTGGACAATGCCCGCAACGTCTACATCGCCGACTCGGGCAACAGCCGGGTGGTGAAGCTGGCCGCGGACACGGGCCGCCAGACCGTGGTGCCGTTCAGCGGCCTGTTCACCCCCGGAGACCCCAGCGGCGTGGCGGTGGACAGCGGGGGCGACATCTTCGTCACCGACTACACGAATAACCGGGTGCTGAAAATGGAGGCGGGCACCGAGCGACAGAGGGTGCTGCCGTTCGTCGGGCTCAACCATCCCAGCGGCATCGCGGTAGACAAAGCCATCAACATCTACGTCACCGACTACACCGGCGACCGGGTCGTCAAGCTCCCGGCGAAGTGA
- a CDS encoding DUF732 domain-containing protein: MKTALAASSIAFSALLCSVPAVANADPENTPDYISYLDQNNIKYSNHETIVHVGTTLCNELRNNILPPDQALQRIQNMGYSQQQTKLIAFAAVEAFCPDMDIDAQKAPKS; the protein is encoded by the coding sequence ATGAAAACAGCACTCGCGGCGTCTTCCATCGCCTTCTCCGCACTGCTGTGTTCAGTGCCAGCAGTCGCGAACGCAGATCCGGAGAATACGCCCGACTACATCTCCTACCTCGACCAGAACAACATCAAGTACAGCAACCACGAAACGATCGTCCATGTGGGGACCACCCTGTGCAATGAGCTGCGCAACAACATCCTCCCGCCGGACCAAGCCCTGCAGCGCATTCAGAACATGGGCTACAGCCAGCAGCAGACCAAGCTGATCGCCTTCGCGGCGGTCGAGGCGTTCTGCCCGGACATGGACATCGACGCCCAGAAGGCGCCCAAGTCGTAG
- a CDS encoding glycosyltransferase family 4 protein: protein MDGHLGHAEGVGAAVVRLRRGAARALFVARHRRIPTIVHCHSSHFFAWLDDLSWLQRRAVRAALRADFSVVLGRAHFEGFRSSLGFNEANIRVLYNPVVMPATVPSPHTEEPLRVVSLGRLGSNKGSYDLVRAINMLPNKIRGRVRVTLAGDGEVDKVRQFVRSNALEDTIDVVGWVGPDDRDRLLAESAIFLLPSYSEGLPMAVLEAMANGVVPVTTAVGAIPEVVNDGVNGVLVRPGDAAQLAEVLQSLVVDAGLRNRLAAAAYARAREFAIDRWREGMHDVWLAAAARRR from the coding sequence GTGGACGGGCATCTCGGGCATGCTGAGGGCGTCGGTGCTGCTGTTGTTCGGCTCCGTCGAGGTGCTGCACGTGCATTATTCGTTGCGCGGCATCGCCGCATCCCGACGATCGTTCACTGCCACAGCTCCCACTTCTTCGCGTGGCTGGACGATCTGTCGTGGCTGCAGCGCAGGGCCGTACGCGCGGCGCTGCGTGCCGACTTCTCGGTGGTGCTCGGTCGCGCCCACTTCGAGGGATTCCGTTCGAGCCTCGGTTTCAACGAGGCCAACATCCGTGTCCTCTACAACCCGGTGGTCATGCCCGCCACCGTCCCGTCGCCGCACACCGAGGAGCCGCTGCGGGTGGTGTCGCTGGGCAGGCTGGGTAGCAACAAGGGCAGTTACGACCTGGTCCGGGCGATCAATATGCTGCCCAACAAGATTCGCGGCAGGGTGCGGGTCACGCTGGCCGGCGACGGGGAAGTGGACAAGGTGCGGCAGTTCGTCCGCTCCAACGCGCTGGAGGACACCATCGACGTCGTTGGCTGGGTCGGGCCGGACGACAGGGACCGGCTGTTGGCGGAGTCGGCGATCTTTCTGTTGCCCAGCTACAGCGAGGGCCTCCCGATGGCGGTGCTGGAGGCGATGGCCAACGGCGTGGTCCCGGTGACCACCGCGGTGGGGGCGATACCGGAGGTGGTCAACGACGGTGTCAACGGTGTGTTGGTCAGGCCCGGCGACGCGGCCCAGCTCGCCGAGGTGCTGCAGTCGCTCGTCGTCGATGCCGGGCTGCGCAATCGGCTCGCCGCGGCGGCCTACGCGCGTGCGCGCGAATTCGCCATCGACCGCTGGCGCGAAGGGATGCACGACGTGTGGCTTGCCGCCGCAGCGCGGCGACGTTGA
- a CDS encoding GAP family protein, producing the protein MEALLLALAGLAFLDSLNVLNVGVVSAVVYASRLDRRSPVPGGLSFIAGLFAVTTTFGVCTVLGLGFLTHAVDFRITPALRFWCQLLLGVVLMCLAYFPLTAQTSAPGWALAAMRQRPWLLGILGAAVGIGQAPTSIPYITGLAMLAALHPRPPAWPLLIYVYWAAALTPSLLILFLATRKTKRAVRIQRGIVRGLTRYGPISVRILFLVVGVGLVADALLFRSVLW; encoded by the coding sequence ATGGAAGCTCTTTTGCTGGCGCTTGCCGGTCTGGCCTTCCTCGACTCGCTGAATGTCCTGAACGTGGGCGTTGTCTCAGCCGTCGTCTACGCCAGCCGCCTCGACCGCCGATCGCCGGTCCCGGGCGGCTTGAGTTTCATCGCCGGATTGTTCGCGGTCACCACCACATTCGGCGTCTGCACGGTACTCGGACTTGGCTTCTTGACGCACGCCGTCGACTTCAGAATCACTCCGGCGCTTCGGTTTTGGTGCCAACTGTTGCTCGGTGTGGTGCTGATGTGCTTGGCCTACTTTCCGTTGACGGCGCAGACGTCAGCTCCGGGCTGGGCGCTGGCGGCAATGCGCCAACGCCCCTGGCTGCTCGGAATTCTGGGCGCCGCGGTCGGCATCGGGCAGGCGCCGACGTCGATTCCCTACATCACGGGCTTGGCGATGCTCGCCGCGCTGCATCCGCGACCGCCCGCCTGGCCGCTGCTGATCTACGTCTATTGGGCGGCGGCGCTCACGCCGTCGCTGTTGATTCTGTTCCTGGCCACTCGAAAGACCAAACGAGCGGTCCGGATCCAGCGTGGCATCGTGCGCGGGCTTACCCGCTACGGTCCGATCTCGGTTCGAATACTATTTCTGGTCGTCGGTGTCGGACTCGTGGCGGACGCGCTGTTGTTCCGCAGCGTCCTGTGGTGA
- a CDS encoding glycosyltransferase — MKFALAGYGSRGDIEPFAAVGRELLRRGHDVSMAVTPNMIGFVESAGLAAGAFGPDPPQNKDFSHTTLQNPILMMSAFTDQIRAAWVQWGTSLLTLADGADLVLTGKSEQGLAANVAQHYGIAQAALHFFPDGATSPNDMLARLAAEAEETQRGDLGLAEIPESAPLEIQAYDKLCFPGLDAQWAEQGLRRPFVGALTLELPADADTEALSWIDAGTPPIYFGFGSGVRVTSTDTVAVIAEACRQLGERALICSGPNDFTAVPPLDHVKVVGEVNHATVFPACRAVVHHGGAGTTAAGLRAGVPALVLPLGVDDQQVWAATVQRLKVGAGQEFRATTLDSLVAELRCILAPEYATRARAIAALMTTPAESVTRAADLLEEAARAGR, encoded by the coding sequence TTGAAATTTGCGCTCGCAGGCTACGGCAGCCGCGGCGACATCGAGCCCTTCGCGGCCGTCGGCAGGGAGCTGCTGCGTCGAGGTCACGATGTGTCCATGGCGGTCACGCCGAACATGATCGGCTTCGTGGAGTCGGCGGGGCTCGCGGCGGGCGCGTTTGGGCCGGATCCGCCGCAGAACAAGGACTTCTCGCACACGACGCTGCAGAACCCGATCCTGATGATGTCCGCGTTCACCGATCAGATCCGGGCGGCGTGGGTGCAGTGGGGCACGTCGTTGCTGACGCTCGCTGACGGCGCCGACCTGGTGCTGACCGGCAAGAGCGAGCAGGGACTGGCCGCCAATGTGGCCCAGCACTACGGCATTGCGCAGGCCGCGCTGCACTTCTTCCCGGACGGCGCGACGAGCCCGAATGACATGTTGGCGCGCCTTGCCGCCGAGGCCGAGGAGACTCAGCGCGGCGACCTGGGTTTGGCGGAGATTCCCGAATCCGCGCCGCTGGAGATCCAGGCCTACGACAAGCTCTGCTTTCCCGGCCTGGACGCGCAATGGGCCGAACAAGGTCTGCGCCGGCCCTTCGTCGGCGCGCTGACGCTAGAGCTGCCCGCGGATGCCGACACCGAGGCCCTGTCGTGGATCGACGCCGGCACGCCGCCGATCTACTTCGGCTTCGGCAGCGGCGTGCGGGTCACCTCGACCGACACCGTCGCGGTGATCGCCGAGGCCTGCAGGCAGCTGGGCGAGCGAGCGCTGATCTGCAGTGGTCCCAACGACTTCACCGCCGTTCCGCCGTTGGACCACGTCAAAGTGGTCGGCGAGGTGAACCACGCGACCGTCTTTCCAGCGTGCCGCGCGGTCGTCCATCACGGCGGCGCCGGCACCACGGCCGCGGGTCTGCGGGCCGGAGTCCCGGCGCTCGTCCTACCGCTCGGGGTCGACGATCAACAGGTGTGGGCGGCGACCGTGCAACGGTTGAAAGTCGGTGCAGGCCAAGAGTTTCGGGCGACAACCCTGGATTCTTTGGTGGCGGAGCTGCGCTGCATCCTTGCTCCGGAATACGCCACCCGGGCCCGCGCGATCGCCGCCTTGATGACCACGCCCGCCGAGAGCGTCACCCGGGCCGCCGATCTGCTGGAAGAGGCCGCCCGCGCGGGACGCTAG